A single region of the Lotus japonicus ecotype B-129 chromosome 4, LjGifu_v1.2 genome encodes:
- the LOC130712680 gene encoding protein FAR1-RELATED SEQUENCE 5-like, with protein MATSEDDGGEPKFPEPLFVEDEEEEHEDDEEVVEDNELGCSGDDTDSDSSDDEFRNVLTLTADEIRALTFCSESNAYTFYCAYAKGKGFVVRKDACERDSNNKVVMRKFVCNREGLREPKYFIMDRQRAHRSLTRTNCQARLRIRRQSSGRKSSRIWCQNLSYHGLFDGTEGGYSKVGFLKEDLYNYFSRQRHNRVKGGDARAALTYLTSKADADPMFYSKYTTSGDNRLNNLFWADGVSRTDYQCFGDVLAFDSTYGSTKYKHPLVIFCGTNHHDQTVIFGCALLIDETIETYKWLLETFLEAMSGKQPKSVVTDGDLSMREAIKQVFPNASHRLCAWHLHKNAKAHRMSKEFLDDFQKALYWHFSVEEFKEHWQNMVSKHGLQKDKWVLSVYEKNESWCSAYLRDQFFAGIRTTSICEAINSRIKVYVKRRISLIDFMQTIEHALRGYRFNELRADYGSIYTEPVLTTTLYKFESEAAKLYTREIFKEVRNQIERVAPLNYKDKTADGDEVRYEMFHYRRPERTIEVVYNKKSNQFYCPCRLFESRGIPCSHIFNSMKYELMETIPKTLMLSRWGRYAKSEYLSATSTDEVDSSVMKTARFGAISAACNGLSVLGSDNPGLFIDMMNDILRLTTKYKNKILKQGGHVNGTNDIRDPNIVKSKGRQPATLKPKKNKKNKKQARCSNCHKLGHNARTCSTLVGGEDNDLEGDERSTQEDEGNVNDDSTGQPTEATTQPSRSNSNVINHLVGRRGHKAKKQKTKNSNLCSVNEKENLTPATDKDESQMGSRALSPQNSTMQPLNARYYVFWIQPTQTAASCGIAHPGFHYVVPQYPTRPPNLAVGTGMPAQVNFPHGYGGWIPDPNIQYAYGQPINGPQNAPQCYGYVPILPRNYQNLSACQPIHTPVVRGHSQHQGPRSQMQHDAAKKKAGT; from the exons ATGGCTACTTCAGAGGATGATGGGGGTGAACCAAAATTTCCTGAGCCACTTTTcgtagaagatgaagaggaagagcaCGAGGATGACGAAGAGGTAGTGGAAGACAATGAATTGGGATGCAGTGGTGACGATACAGATTCAGATAGTTCAGATGATGAATTCAGGAATGTGCTTACCTTAACAGCTGATGAGATACGAGCTTTAACGTTTTGCAGTGAGTCTAATGCATACACATTTTACTGTGCCTACGCGAAGGGAAAGGGATTTGTGGTTAGAAAAGATGCATGTGAACGAGATTCTAATAACAAAGTTGTAATGCGAAAATTTGTATGCAATAGGGAGGGGTTAAGGGAACCAAAGTACTTCATTATGGATAGGCAAAGAGCCCACAGAAGCCTAACCCGCACTAACTGTCAAGCAAGACTCAGGATACG GAGACAAAGCTCAGGCAGAAAGTCTTCACGCATATGGTGTCAGAACCTGTCATATCATGGGTTATTTGACGGCACAGAAGGGGGATATTCTAAAGTAGGATTCTTGAAAGAAGATCTGTACAACTACTTCAGTCGCCAGAGACATAACAGAGTCAAAGGTGGGGATGCTCGAGCTGCTCTAACTTACCTAACATCAAAGGCTGATGCAGATCCCATGTTTTATTCGAAATACACCACCTCAGGAGACAATAGATTGAATAATCTTTTTTGGGCAGATGGTGTTAGCAGGACAGATTACCAATGCTTCGGGGATGTTCTTGCCTTTGACTCCACTTACGGCTCCACTAAGTATAAACATCCACTGGTTATATTTTGTGGAACTAACCATCATGACCAAACGGTTATATTTGGATGCGCTTTATTGATTGATGAGACTATTGAGACATACAAGTGGTTGTTGGAAACTTTTTTGGAAGCAATGAGTGGGAAACAACCTAAATCTGTTGTAACCGACGGAGATCTTTCTATGAGGGAGGCCATCAAACAAGTATTCCCGAACGCATCGCATCGACTATGTGCATGGCACTTGCACAAGAACGCAAAGGCTCACAGAATGAGCAAGGAATTTTTGGATGACTTTCAGAAAGCACTTTATTGGCACTTCAGTGTTGAGGAATTTAAGGAACACTGGCAGAACATGGTTTCTAAGCACGGCCTACAGAAAGACAAGTGGGTTTTAAGTGTGTATGAGAAAAATGAATCGTGGTGCTCCGCATATCTCCGTGATCAGTTTTTTGCTGGGATACGGACAACATCAATATGTGAAGCCATAAATAGTCGTATCAAGGTCTATGTCAAGAGAAGAATTAGTCTTATAGACTTCATGCAAACCATTGAGCATGCTTTAAGAGGGTACAGATTTAATGAGTTGCGAGCTGATTACGGTAGTATTTACACTGAACCTGTTTTGACTACCACTCTGTACAAATTTGAAAGTGAAGCTGCAAAACTGTACACGCGTGAAATTTTTAAAGAAGTAAGAAATCAAATTGAGCGTGTGGCTCCATTGAATTATAAAGATAAAACAGCGGATGGAGATGAAGTGAGGTACGAAATGTTCCATTATAGGAGGCCAGAAAGAACCATTGAAGTAGTCTACAACAAGAAAAGTAATCAATTTTACTGTCCATGCCGGCTATTTGAATCACGTGGAATACCATGTTCACATATTTTCAACAGCATGAAATATGAGCTCATGGAAACCATTCCTAAAACACTTATGCTTAGCAGGTGGGGACGGTATGCAAAATCTGAATACTTGTCGGCAACATCCACCGATGAGGTGGACAGTTCTGTAATGAAGACAGCACGATTTGGGGCTATATCTGCTGCGTGCAACGGGCTCTCCGTCTTAGGTTCTGACAATCCTGGGCTCTTCATTGACATGATGAATGATATTTTGAGGTTGACGACGAAGTATAAGAATAAGATACTCAAACAAGGCGGACATGTCAACGGGACCAACGACATTCGTGATCCCAATATCGTCAAATCTAAAGGACGCCAACCTGCAACCCTGAAACCaaagaagaataaaaagaaTAAGAAACAAGCAAGGTGTTCAAACTGTCATAAGCTTGGTCACAACGCAAGGACTTGTTCTACCCTCGTTGGTGGAGAAGATAATGATTTGGAGGGTGATGAGCGATCCACGCAGGAGGATGAGGGCAACGTAAATGACGATAGCACGGGCCAGCCAACCGAGGCCACGACGCAGCCAAGTAGATCCAATTCTAATGTAATAAACCATTTG GTTGGTCGTCGAGGACATAAAGCCAAGAAACAAAAGACAAAGAACTCGAATCTCTGTTCAGTTAATGAAAAG GAAAACCTAACCCCCGCAACTGATAAAGATGAAAGTCAGATGGGCTCACGTGCTTTATCCCCACAAAATTCAACAATGCAACCG CTTAATGCGAGGTATTACGTCTTTTGGATACAACCAACCCAGACAGCTGCTTCTTGTGGTATAGCTCATCCCGGATTTCATTACGTTGTCCCTCAATATCCAACACGACCACCTAACTTAGCCGTTGGTACGGGTATGCCAGCCCAGGTCAACTTCCCACATGGTTATGGTGGATGGATACCAGACCCCAACATTCAATATGCTTATGGTCAACCCATAAATGGTCCTCAAAATGCTCCTCAATGCTATGGTTATGTTCCGATATTGCCCCGAAACTATCAG AATCTATCTGCTTGTCAACCTATTCATACTCCTGTTGTTAGAGGACATAGCCAACACCAAGGCCCCCGTAGCCAAATGCAACATGATGCGGCGAAGAAAAAGGCTGGTACATAA